The nucleotide window CGTCGGTTCTGTCGCATCGTGTTCCACCAGCTGCCCGTGCTCCAGCCGCAGGGCCCGGTGTCCAAGTTCCCGAATGAGATTAATGTCGTGACTGGCGATCAGTACCGTTGTTCCAATCTGGTTGAGGCGCTGGAAAAGATCCATGATTTCCCGTGACAAGTCCGGATCGAGATTGCCTGTGGGTTCGTCGGCCAGCAGCAGGGGCGGCGTGTGCACGACGGCCCGCGCGATGCCCACCCGCTGTTGTTCACCGGTGGAAAGTCCCGCCGGGGCTGATTTCTCCTTTGACAACAAGCCCACTTGGTCCAAGGCCGCGCGGACCCGTCGACGCGTCTCCTCGCCCCGTTGGCCGGCGATGACCAAAGGCAATGCGACATTGTCGAAGACCGTGCGATCGGGCAGCAGCCGGTGGTCTTGAAAAATCAGCCCGATGCGGCGGCGGTAGTGGGGGATCTGCCGATGGGGAATGCGGGCCAGATTCTGTCCATCGACCACCACTTGGCCGCCGTTCGCACGGTCAAGCAAGGCAATCAGGCGTAACAGCGTGCTCTTGCCGGCCCCGGAGTGGCCGGTGACGAAGGCCATTTCGCCTTTTTTCAGGGTTAAGGTGACCCCCTTAAGAGCATCGGTTCCCTCGTAACGCTTGCTCACGTCGGTGAAGCGAACCATGGGCTCGTGGTCCGTCGACTGCGTCATAACGATTTAAGCTTCGGCGAGGGTTGTTTCTCGGCCCAAAAGTCCGCTGACGAATGGTTCGGCCCGGAAGGTTCTCAGGTCTTCGGCACCTTCTCCGATGCCGATGTAGCGGATCGGGATACCGAGTTGCTTTGCCATAGCGAAGACAATGCCGCCTTTGGCCGTGCCGTCGAGCTTGGTGACGGTCAGTCCGGTCAGTTTGACCGCTTCATTAAACTGATTGGCCTGGTTTAGAGCATTCTGGCCCGTTCCGCCGTCGACCACCAACATCACCTCGTGAGGCGCCTCCGGATCCAGCTTGGCGATTACTCGCTTAATCTTGGACAGTTCGGACATGAGGTTCGATTGGGTATGAAGTCGCCCCGCCGTATCGGCGATGAGTACATCAACTCCGCGTGCACGGGCGGCCTCCACCGCGTCATGAATCACCGATGCGCTGTCGGCACCGGTGTGTTGCGCCACCACCGGAACCTCGTTTCGCTCGCCCCAACGTTGCAGTTGTTCCACCGCAGCGGCGCGGAAGGTGTCTCCGGCAGCCAGCATCACTTTGTGGCCCGATTGCTTGAATCGGTTGGCCAGCTTGCCGATGGTCGTGGTTTTGCCGACGCCGTTGACGCCGACCACGAGAATGACAAAGGGTCGGGTGTCGGTTGGAATTTCCAGCGGCTGTTCGCAGGCTTGGAGTAGGGCGGTCATCTGATGGCTCAATGTGTCCATCACTCGGTCGCTATCCACCAGCTCCTGCCGGCCGAGCTCGGACGTCAAGCCGTCGATAATGGCCTGGGTGGCTTCGACACCGACATCGGCCATCAGCAGCCGCGTTTCAATCTCCTCCAGCAAGGCGTCGTCTAGCCGCTTTCCGCCCGTGAAAAGGCTGGTCAGGCCTTCGGTTAGATTGCTCCGTGTTTTGGACAGGCCGGCCCGCATACGGGACAGCAAACCCTCGGTGGGTGCGGGCGGCGCAGTCGGAACTTCGGGTGGTTGAGCAGGAACAGGCTCTGGCACGGGGGGGCGGACTTCCGGCGTTGGGGCGGGTGGCGCCTCAGCCGGGGGTTCAACCGCCGCTGGAGGAATGGCTTCCACCGCCAAAGGCTTTTCCGGGGCTTCTGCCTTTTTGATCCGGAGCGCCGTACGCCGCCGTCCGATGAATACCGCACCGGTGACCAAAATAACGGCCGTAGCAGCCGCCACGAGGGCCACAAATATAATGGCCTCATCCCGGCCGGAAACGAACGGTAAGTATTCGACGAGGTATTCGAAAATAACGTCCACGTATGATTGTCTCACGAAGCAAAGTCAGGTGTGGCGGCCATTGGCGCGGGGCCTGAAAAAATGTTCGCCTATCCTACCATTCAGTGCTCCGGCCACGGTAGCGCGTGGCGGGATCGATTCGTTTAGACTGCGTGGCGAAATAAACTGAATTTATAAGGAGACATTCCGTGAAACTGGAGACCATCGCGATTCATGGCGGCTACCAGCCTGATCCCACCACCAAAGCCGTCGCGGTTCCCATTTATCAAACCACCTCTTATGCGTTTGATGACACGCAGCACGGCGCCGATCTGTTCGATCTCAAAGTGCCAGGGAACATTTACACGCGAATCATGAATCCCACCACCGCGGTGCTGGAGCAGCGGGTCGCTGAGTTGGAAGGCGGAGTGGGCGCCTTGGCTTTGGCGTCCGGAATGGCGGCCGTTACCTACGCCATCCAAACTATTGCCGGCGCCGGTGACAATATCGTGAGCACCAGCAAGCTGTATGGTGGTACCTACAATTTGTTTGCTCACACCCTACCCACGATGGGTTTAGAGGTTCGCTTCGCCGATCAAAATGATTTCGACGCCTTGGCGGCGTTGATCGACGATCGAACCAAATTACTGTTCTGCGAATCGGTTGGTAACCCCTCGGGGGAAGTGGCGGACCTTGAGCGATTGGCCGAGATTGCCCATCAACATGGCATTCCCCTGGTGGTCGACAATACGGTCTCAACGCCCGCGCTTTGCCGACCGTTTGAGCATGGCGCCGACATTGTTGTTCATTCCCTAACCAAGTACATGGGCGGCCATGGCACCACCATCGGTGGCATTCTGGTTGATTCGGGCCGGTTTCCCTGGGCCGAGCACGGCGAGCGTTTTCCTATGATGGTCAATCCCGATCCGTCCTATCACGGCGTCGTCTATACGGAGGCGCTGGGTGAGGCGGCCTATATTGGCCGGGCCCGGGTTGTACCCTTGCGTAACATGGGTGCAGCCATTTCCCCTTTCAACGCGTTTTTGGTGTTACAAGGTATCGAAACGCTGCCGTTGCGAATGGAGCGCCACTGCGACAACGCGCGAGCCGTGGCCAAGTACCTCGCCGGGCACGGACAAGTGAAGTGGGTCAAGTACGCCGGGCTTGAAAGCAGCGATCAGCACGCCTTGGCGCAGAAGTACATGGGGGGCTCGGCGGCCGGGATTTTGAGCTTTGGAATCGAGGGCGGTTTCGAGGCGGGCGCGCGATTTATCGACGCGCTGAAACTGGTCGTTCGGCTCGTGAACATTGGCGATGCGAAATCGCTGGCCTGCCATCCTGCATCGACGACACATCGCCAGCTCAACGCGGCCGAACTGGCCGCCGCCGGGGTGAGCGAAGATATGGTTCGCCTGTCCATCGGCATTGAACACATCACAGATATCCTGGCAGATATTGAGCAGGCGTTGGAGGCGGCGCGATCTTAAGCAGACACACGGTGTGAGTTCGGTTATGCAAAGCTGGTTGTATCTTGCAGCGGCCATCGTGATGGAGTTGGGCGGCACCACCTGCATGAAGCTGTCGGACGGCCTGACACGCCCGGCTCCGGCGATTGCCATGTTCGGGTTTTATGGCCTGTCGTTCGCGGCTTTGACGATGGCTTTGAAGAAAATCGACTTGGGGGTGGCCTACGCGATTTGGTCGGGCGTTGGCACTGCACTGATCGCGCTGATTGGTGTCGCCTTTTTTCGGGAGCCGCTGACGGCACTGAAAGTGCTCAGTATCGCTTTGATTATTTTTGGTGTCGTGGGTTTGAACCTGAGCTTTAATGGCCACTGACGCGCCGCAACGCTGGATCACATCATTGGGTAAAAACCAATCGAATCAATTCCGGGTGATTGCCGGCCTGTGGCGGGGGCGGCGTATTGCTTTTCCGCCACTGCCCGGAATTCGACCGACGCCCGACCGGGTGCGGGAGACGCTGTTCAATTGGTTGGCGCCGACGATTGAAGGCGCACGCTGTCTGGACTTGTTTGCCGGCAGCGGCGCGCTGGCTTTCGAGGCCATATCGCGCGGTGCGCAATCGGTGCTGTCTGTCGATCGGGAAAAGCGGGTGGTTTCTCACCTGCGCAGCCAAGCGAAAATCCTAGGACAAAGCCAGCGCATGCATTTCCAATGCGCCGACGCGTTGCGGTTTCTGACGGGGCCTTCAGAGGCGTTCGATCTGGTCTTTCTCGATCCACCCTATCACGCGGGATTGTTACCGCCCGTTTTGGCCCGTTTGGATGAGGCGGAGTGGGTTCGCTCGGGCGGTTTGGTTTATGTGGAGTATTCCAAAGATGAGGGGCTGCCCACCCTACCGGCGGGGTGGGCTGTCCGGAAACGTAGCATCGCGGGGCAAGTTTGTTTTCAGCTGTTGAGCGTGGATGGACTTTAGTCGGGTGCGGATTTTGAACCGCTCAACCGTTAGTATGTGGGTGGTTGCCGGGGAAGGTTTCAACTCGATCGAAATAAGGGGAAAGAACGATGGCCGTTGCATTGTATCCGGGAACATTCGATCCCATTACCCGGGGTCACGTGGATTTGGTGGAGCGTGCGGCTCGGTTATTTGATCGTGTCATCGTGGCGGTCGCGACCAACCCGGGAAAACGTCCGTTGTTCAATGTGCAAGAGCGGGTCACTTTGATGAGCGGGGCGTTGGGCTACATCCAGAACGTCGATGTGGTCTCGTTCAACGGCCTGACGGTGGATTATGCCAAGGAAAATGGGGTGGATGTCATTTTACGCGGCTTGCGTGCGGTGTCCGATTTCGAGCACGAGTTCCAGCTGGCTGGAATGAATCGTTATCTCGCCCCGAAAGTCGAGACCCTGTTTTTGACACCGTCCGAGAAATATACCTACCTCTCTTCCACCTTGGTTCGTGAGATCGCCGCGTTTAATGGCGATGTGAGCAGTTTCGTGCCCGATAACGTGGCGGCGGAATTGAAAAAACGCTTTGGTCACGGGTGATCCGATGGTACTGCGTTGCGCCATGAAGCCCATCTACCGCGTCACCGTTTGGGTCGTTCTTCTCGCGGTTCTCTCGCCTGTTTTCGCCAAGCCGGCGGAGGAATCCGCGGCAGTGGCATCGGCGCATCCGGACGCCACTGCCGCGGGTATGGAGATCCTCGCCGCCGGCGGTAACGCTTTTGATGCCGCTGTGGCAGTGAGTGCGGCCTTGGCGGTCGTACAGCCTTACGGTTCGGGCTTCGGCGGCGGGGGGTTTTGGCTGCTCCACCGCGAATCGGACGGACGGCAAGTGATGATTGACGGCCGCGAGCGCGCACCGCTGGCGGCCACGGCCGATATGTATCTCGACGAAAACGGCGAGCCCATCGACGGACTGTCCCTGGATGGCCCGTTGGCAGCCGGTATTCCCGGGATGCCCGCCGCATTGGTTCACATCGCCGAGCACTACGGCCAGCTCTCGTTGGATAAAAACCTCGCCCCCGCCGTTCGATTGGCCCGGGAGGGGTTTAAGGTCGATGAGCATTTGTCCCTGTTGGCGGCCTTCCGGCTGCCGGCGCTTCGGGCGTCTCAGGATGCCAAGCGCATATTTCTCATGGGGACCTTGTTGCCGCCGTTGCCGGTGTTCAGCCTGAAACAACCGGATTTGGCCCGAACCATCGAGGCGTTGGCCGCCGAAGGTCGTGAAGGGTTCTATGAAGGTGACGTGGCCCGCCTGTTGGTGGATGGCGTGCGCGAAGCCGGTGGCATTTGGACCATGGAGGATCTTAGTTCCTACCGCGTGGTCGAGCGAGAGCCCATTGTTTTCAAATACAAGGGTATTCGAGTTGTCTCAGCGCCACCGCCCTCTTCGGGTGGTGTGGTGTTGGCCGAGGCGCTGAATGTGTTGAGCGGTTTCGACCTGGATGCGTTGTCTGAGGTCGACCGCGTTCACGTCATCGTCGAGGCGATGCGGCGGGCCTATCGGGATCGTGCCGTCTATCTCGGGGATCCGGATTTCGTCGATATGCCATTGTCTCGGTTGTTGTCCGCATCCTACGCTGACCGGTTGCGCTCGGACATCAAAATCGAACAGGCGACGCCCAGCGAAGCGCTGGCTGAGCCACGGTCTTTGGGCGAAGACACCACGCATTTTTCGATCGTTGACCGGCATGGCAACCGGGTGGCGGCCACGCTGTCGATCAATTATCCCTTCGGTTCCGGCTTCGTCCCGCCCGGAACCGGAGTTTTGCTGAATAACGAGATGGATGATTTCTCGATCAAGCCCGGGGTCGGCAATGCGTACGGCTTGGTGGGCGGCGATGCCAACGCCATCGCGCCGGGTAAACGAATGTTGTCCAGCATGAGTCCGACTTTCCTGGAAACACCCGAACGGGTGGCGGTGCTGGGAACGCCGGGGGGGAGCCGGATCATCAGCATGGTATTGCTGGGCAGTCTGGTTTTTGCTGAGGGCGGATCGGCCGCGGATATGGTGAGCACTGGTCGTTACCATCATCAGTATTTGCCGGACAAGATTTCTTACGAGCCCGATGGCTTGTCACCCGCACTGATTGATGCACTGGAAAAGAAAGGACATCAAACGGGACAAGCCAAGCGGGCGTATGGGGACATGCAGGTGGTGGTTATAGACCGTCGCTCGAGACGTCTGGCGGCGGCATCCGATCCCCGGCGGCGGGGCGAGGCGGTTGTGATTCCGGCCTTGCCCAAACCGGCCGTTTTGCCACTGCATTGAAGCGATTTGTTTAACCTTGTGCCGTTTCTTCATCCTCGGCACGGTAAGGGCGTGGCGTTTCGTAGGTTTTCAGTCGTCGGAGATAGGCGGTCGTTTCGATCTCCGACATGGGGTAGGCGAGTAAGTGTCCCTGGCCCAGTCCGTAGTGTATTTTCTTCAACAGCTGCAGTTGTTCTTCACTTTCGATTCCCTCGGCGACCACGTCCAGTTTCAGACTGTGAGCCATGGCAAGAATGGCCCGCGTGATGGCGACGTCGTCCGGGTCGTGGGGTATGTCCCGAATGAAGGTTCGGTCGACTTTGATGGTTTCGATGGGTAAGCGTTTTAAGTAGTTGAGCGACGAATAGCCGGTGCCGAAATCGTCGATGGTTAGATGGATGCCCATATCCCGGAGTTCGTAGAGTTTTTTAGACGTTTCATCCATATCCCGCATCAAAGCGCTTTCGGTGATTTCCAGCTCCAACAGCGACGGAGTCAGCTGCGTTTCATCGAGTATTCGCCGAATGTTGCCGACCAAGTCGTAGCTCTGAAATTGTCGTGTCGACAAGTTAACGGCGATTCTAAGTCCGGGTAGGCCCCCTTGTTGCCATGCTTTCGCTTGTCGACAGGCTTGGGTCAGGATCGATTCTCCGATGGGTACGATCAGTCCGTTCTCTTCCGCACTGGGGATAAATTCGCCGGGCAGCAGAAGACCGCGGGTTGGATGCTGCCAGCGGGCGAGAACCTCAAGGGCGTGGACTTGTTGGGTTTGGATGTGGACCAGCGGTTGGTAGTAGGTAAGGAACTCTCCATGCTCTATGGCCTTGCGTAAATCGGTTTCCAGCGTGAGTCGTTGCTGTGCCGCGTGGTTCATTGCTTCGGAGAAGACGCAGGCGTTGTTACGGCCTTTGGATTTGGCCCGATACATGGCGGTATCCACGGCCTGCATCAGGGATTCCACCGAGTTGCCATGATCAGGGAAATAGCAGATTCCGATGCTGGTATTGACGAAGATTTCCCGGCCCTGCAGCTTGACTGGCCGGGCCAGGCTCTTGAGGATTCGCTCCGCCATCGCCTGAGCTTCTGCGCCGCTGTCGACGTCGTATAGCGCGATGATGAACTCGTCACCACCTAACCGGGCGACCATACCTTCGACTTCGTGATCGAAATGATCATCCGATCCTTCGTGGATCCATAGGCATTGACGCAATCGTTGAGCGACATCGCAAAGCAGCGCATCCCCCACGGTATGCCCGAGGGTATCGTTGACTTGCTTGAATTCGTCGAGATCGAGGAACAACAGCGCCAACCGTTCTTTTTTCGATGACAACTTCTCCAGCGCTTGCTCCAGCCGCTCCTTGAAAAGGGTTCGGTTGGGCAACAGGGTTAAGGGATCGTAGTAAGCGAGTAGCCGAATCTTGTCTTGGGCACTGCGCTGCTCGGAGATATCCCGGATCAGGTAGATCAGTGCCTGAGTATGGTTGGCGGCACGGCCCATGGTGCTCAAAGAGCAGCTGAGGGTCCGTCGGCCGCCGCCGGGGGGCAGGTAGCTGATTTCCCGTTCGACGCCCAGCGATGATGCCGCCGATGACCTGAATTGATCCGGTGTGAGTGCTCGCCGTAGCCGACTGGGTAGCGGTTTGCCGAGCAACTCTTCCGGCGCGTACCCCAATAGGTTCGATGAGGTTCGATTCACCAATCGCACCAAGTCGTCTTGGTCCAATACCAACAGGCCGTCGCTCATATTGCGAACGATCTGACTGGCGGCATAGGCGGGCGTGATGTCAACCAAGCGGTACTTCCATGCCACATAAGCCGTCGCCGTGATCATGGGGAGGATCATCAAATAGCCAAAGGGATAGACGGGGTATCCCAGTGCCGGCAGCGCATCGACTGCACCGCCGATGGCGGGTATCAGTCCTAGCAGAAGCCATTTGGCGCGTTGGCGCATCACGCTGCGCTGGTGACTGCGGCGATAAACGTTCAGCAGGAGGGCAAAGGCATAAGCGACCATCAGCGCGGAGAAGGCGGAATAGAAAATGGTCTCCTGTCCGTATCGGGCCTGATAACCCCAATAATAGAGATATGGGGTACCCAGGTAATCGCCGCTGACCACGAATAACCAGACGAACGCCACGGCCACAGTCCATAGCGCGCGAGTCCAGAGTCTGTGCTGATGGTGGAGGCCCAGGACGGAGACAATGAACTGAAACAAGGCGAGTGGTAGCAGCATCAAGCCGACGTGGGAGATCTTCTGCCACTCCAGCGCCAGTCTCGGTGCGGTTACGCTCAAATTGCCGGCCGCGCCGATGAGCCAAAACATGCAGCAACCCGTCAGAATCGCCCAGGTAACCCCCACACGATTCTGTCGTTCCCGCCAAGCGATCGAACTACCCATGATGCCGACCAACACCGCAGCGACAAAGAGCGGCAGCGCGTGCGGATTGAACTGATAGGCCGAAATTGATAGCGCACCGGCAAACATGGATGCGTTCTATCCCCCCGTTGGTTACGCCTTATTCTTTTATAATTGTGGGGATGCCATCGCCAATTGTGGCTCCTCAGCGCGGCCATCCGAACAATGGCTAACTTAGAATATCGGCGGCTGAAACGGAGCCTTGAACAGGTAATGAAACGGCCTTCAATATCAGTGTTGGCAGCGCGGGCAGTCGTAAGTGGCCCGCTGGGCCAGGCGGCGGACCCGAATCGGGTCGCCACACTGCGGGCAGGGTAGGTTCGCCCGGCCGTACACGCGCAGATGCTGCCGGAAATAGCCGGGTTTTCCGTCGCTGCCGACAAAGTCGCGCAGTGTCGTTCCACCGGCTTCGATGGCATCTTCGAGCACTGACCGGATCGCCTCGGCAAGTTGGTCGTAGCGGTGACGGGCAATGCGATTGGCGGCGCGGGCCGGGGCGATGGCCGAGAGGAACAAGGACTCCGATGCGTAGATATTGCCCACACCGACAACGATCCGGTGGTCCATGATGAACGCTTTGACACTGCTGCGGCGCTCTTGTGCGCGGTGGTAAAGATACTCGCCGGTGAAATCCTCGCCCAAGGGTTCAGGGCCGAGATGCTTGAGCAGTGGATGGGTCAGGGCGTGACCTGTTTGCCACAGGACCGCGCCGAATCGTCGGGGGTCGTTCAGACGCAGGCGCCAACCCGACCCCAGGCATATGTCTAAGTGATCATGGGTTCGAACCGATTGCTCCTCGGTCACCAAGCGCAGCGAGCCGGACATGCCCAAATGGACGATTACGTTGCCGGTTTCGACCTCAAGCAGCAGATATTTTCCGCGGCGATCCACCCGCTCGATACGCTGATTGCTGACGTACTCGGCCAATCGAGCGGGAACCGGCCAGCGCAATCGGGGCTCGCGGATTACGATTCCGGTGATAGTTTGGCCAACGATATGCGGCGCGATGCCTCGGCGGGTGGTTTCGACTTCGGGGAGCTCTGGCATTTTGACCTCAGCGCTTTTCGTTCCAGGCGGTGATGCGTTTTTGGGTGCCTGGGTTTACTTGCCGTCGCGATCTGAGCGAAGGGCCCGTCGGCTTGTCGCGCCGAATTATCGTCGACGAAACCAAACGCCCAAGCCCAATAAGGCGATGGCGCCCGGCAAGACCAGTGTAAACAGGCTCACCAGGGTGGCGTAGCCTCGGGGCGGGAGACGCAGCCGAGTATCTTTGAGATCCATCACGGGAAGTTCCAAATCGCCGGTTTTCGCAGCCAACAGGCTGAATAGCCTTAATGCGAGGCGGCGGTTGTCTCCGCTTTGCCAGTAACGGTTGCTCATAAAATCGCTGTCGCCGACAACCACGGCGTATTGGGGCGAGTCGTTCTGTTGACGAGAAAGCACCACGCCCAGCGGGAGCGGACCTTCCGCTTCCCCAGAATCGGGATCGAAGCGCAACTCCCCTTCCAGGGCGCCAGTCTCGGTCCAGCTGCGGGGGCCGGTGAAGAGAATCGGCTGCGTTGTCCAGGTGGACTCGGGATCCGGCCTCAGGGCGTGGGCGAAGGCCAAAACGCTGTTGCCGTCCATGCCGTCGAAAGCGCCCACGGTGCCATAGCGGGTGATGGCGATGACAGCCGGGTGTGGCATGCCGAGCAAGCGGTAGTCCGCCGACAGGACGGTGCCGGGCAACACCTCTACGTTCAGAAGATCCGTCAGATCCTCGTCGTTGTTGGCCGCATCGACCAGCCAGATCAAATGACCGCCCCGTTGCAGGAAGCTGCGAATCAGCTCACGCTCGCCTGGGAGGAGGGCTTGCTGTGGCCCGGCCAACAACAGGATGTGTGTGTTGTCCGGGATGACAGGCTGCGCCACCAGATTCAATCCGGCCAGACGGAAACCCACCCGGCGCAGTTCCACGGCGAGGTTTGACAGTCCGTCCGGGCCTGTATCCTGAACATTCCGTTCACCGTGTCCGGAAACGAAGCCGATCCAGCCAGGCTCATAGGCCAGTCGTTGCAGTGCCCCGCTGAAGCAGGCCTCCGTTAGTTCGGTGCAGGTTTCACGGCGTCCCCCGCTTTCGACCAACAACGCCCAACGGTCGCGGATTCCGAGTTGGCGCATGCGTTCCGGTGCCGATTGGGGCGCGACAAACGTCCATCTCCAATCAGGCTGCAGCTGAACATAGCGCTCGAGGAAGTTTTCGATGGACTGCCGCAACTCGGTGTCCGGTGGTGCGAAAGCCGTGATGGCAACCGGTTCGTCCAAGCGGTCCAGTATCGTTTGGCTTTGAGGGCTCAGGGCACGTTGCTGGCCACGGGTGAAATCCCATTCCGCCGGATAGAGCAAACCCGCCACGAACAACCCAAGCGTCGCAGCCACCCAGAGCAGCGCGAGCAACCGGCGGCGAATCGATGCTGGCCGCATGTTCAGGCGCCAGATGGCCGCGCCTAATGCGGCCAACACCGTGCTCAGCCAGACGCCGGCCGCGGCCAGGGTCAAGGTTCCCTGCAGCGCCAACTCCATGTGACCGGCCGGGGATAGGTGTTTGAATAACCACGCCAGTGGCGTGTCGAAGGTGCCCGGCCAGTAGATCACCCACAGGATCAGGAGAATGCCAAATGCGCTGATGGCCGCCGCCGCGCTTTGGTCGGTGAAGCTGGAGCATGCCAGGCTCACTGCGGCATAGCTGGCCAGCAAAATTCCCAGTGCCAGTCCCGCTCCGGCGACCAGACCCCAGTCCAGTTCGGTGCCGAGCGCGAGACTGGCCGCGGGCAGCACCGCCGCCAGCCAAATGGGCAGCAAAAGCAACAGTTGTGCACCGAATTTGCTCAACACGATGGTGGTGTTGGAGAGCGGCGCGCCGCGCAGCAAGCGCAGCGTGCCGCTGCGACGCTCTTCGCTGATGGCGCGCATGGCCAGCACTGGGCTCACGAACAGGCCCCACACGGCGGCAAATCCCATCAGTGTCCGAACCATATAGGCGGTCACTCCGTAGGACTCGACCACCGCGGGGTCCTGCTGAATCTCGGTCAAGCTCAAAGTGAACGTGAGCCCGAGAAGGGTCCATGTGGCGATCCAAACAATCCATGGCAAAGGGCTCACCCAATGCCGGC belongs to Pseudomonadota bacterium and includes:
- the coaD gene encoding pantetheine-phosphate adenylyltransferase, encoding MAVALYPGTFDPITRGHVDLVERAARLFDRVIVAVATNPGKRPLFNVQERVTLMSGALGYIQNVDVVSFNGLTVDYAKENGVDVILRGLRAVSDFEHEFQLAGMNRYLAPKVETLFLTPSEKYTYLSSTLVREIAAFNGDVSSFVPDNVAAELKKRFGHG
- the ftsE gene encoding cell division ATP-binding protein FtsE — its product is MVRFTDVSKRYEGTDALKGVTLTLKKGEMAFVTGHSGAGKSTLLRLIALLDRANGGQVVVDGQNLARIPHRQIPHYRRRIGLIFQDHRLLPDRTVFDNVALPLVIAGQRGEETRRRVRAALDQVGLLSKEKSAPAGLSTGEQQRVGIARAVVHTPPLLLADEPTGNLDPDLSREIMDLFQRLNQIGTTVLIASHDINLIRELGHRALRLEHGQLVEHDATEPTHT
- a CDS encoding multidrug efflux SMR transporter, yielding MSSVMQSWLYLAAAIVMELGGTTCMKLSDGLTRPAPAIAMFGFYGLSFAALTMALKKIDLGVAYAIWSGVGTALIALIGVAFFREPLTALKVLSIALIIFGVVGLNLSFNGH
- the ggt gene encoding gamma-glutamyltransferase, whose product is MVLRCAMKPIYRVTVWVVLLAVLSPVFAKPAEESAAVASAHPDATAAGMEILAAGGNAFDAAVAVSAALAVVQPYGSGFGGGGFWLLHRESDGRQVMIDGRERAPLAATADMYLDENGEPIDGLSLDGPLAAGIPGMPAALVHIAEHYGQLSLDKNLAPAVRLAREGFKVDEHLSLLAAFRLPALRASQDAKRIFLMGTLLPPLPVFSLKQPDLARTIEALAAEGREGFYEGDVARLLVDGVREAGGIWTMEDLSSYRVVEREPIVFKYKGIRVVSAPPPSSGGVVLAEALNVLSGFDLDALSEVDRVHVIVEAMRRAYRDRAVYLGDPDFVDMPLSRLLSASYADRLRSDIKIEQATPSEALAEPRSLGEDTTHFSIVDRHGNRVAATLSINYPFGSGFVPPGTGVLLNNEMDDFSIKPGVGNAYGLVGGDANAIAPGKRMLSSMSPTFLETPERVAVLGTPGGSRIISMVLLGSLVFAEGGSAADMVSTGRYHHQYLPDKISYEPDGLSPALIDALEKKGHQTGQAKRAYGDMQVVVIDRRSRRLAAASDPRRRGEAVVIPALPKPAVLPLH
- the ftsY gene encoding signal recognition particle-docking protein FtsY — translated: MRQSYVDVIFEYLVEYLPFVSGRDEAIIFVALVAAATAVILVTGAVFIGRRRTALRIKKAEAPEKPLAVEAIPPAAVEPPAEAPPAPTPEVRPPVPEPVPAQPPEVPTAPPAPTEGLLSRMRAGLSKTRSNLTEGLTSLFTGGKRLDDALLEEIETRLLMADVGVEATQAIIDGLTSELGRQELVDSDRVMDTLSHQMTALLQACEQPLEIPTDTRPFVILVVGVNGVGKTTTIGKLANRFKQSGHKVMLAAGDTFRAAAVEQLQRWGERNEVPVVAQHTGADSASVIHDAVEAARARGVDVLIADTAGRLHTQSNLMSELSKIKRVIAKLDPEAPHEVMLVVDGGTGQNALNQANQFNEAVKLTGLTVTKLDGTAKGGIVFAMAKQLGIPIRYIGIGEGAEDLRTFRAEPFVSGLLGRETTLAEA
- a CDS encoding EAL domain-containing protein: MFAGALSISAYQFNPHALPLFVAAVLVGIMGSSIAWRERQNRVGVTWAILTGCCMFWLIGAAGNLSVTAPRLALEWQKISHVGLMLLPLALFQFIVSVLGLHHQHRLWTRALWTVAVAFVWLFVVSGDYLGTPYLYYWGYQARYGQETIFYSAFSALMVAYAFALLLNVYRRSHQRSVMRQRAKWLLLGLIPAIGGAVDALPALGYPVYPFGYLMILPMITATAYVAWKYRLVDITPAYAASQIVRNMSDGLLVLDQDDLVRLVNRTSSNLLGYAPEELLGKPLPSRLRRALTPDQFRSSAASSLGVEREISYLPPGGGRRTLSCSLSTMGRAANHTQALIYLIRDISEQRSAQDKIRLLAYYDPLTLLPNRTLFKERLEQALEKLSSKKERLALLFLDLDEFKQVNDTLGHTVGDALLCDVAQRLRQCLWIHEGSDDHFDHEVEGMVARLGGDEFIIALYDVDSGAEAQAMAERILKSLARPVKLQGREIFVNTSIGICYFPDHGNSVESLMQAVDTAMYRAKSKGRNNACVFSEAMNHAAQQRLTLETDLRKAIEHGEFLTYYQPLVHIQTQQVHALEVLARWQHPTRGLLLPGEFIPSAEENGLIVPIGESILTQACRQAKAWQQGGLPGLRIAVNLSTRQFQSYDLVGNIRRILDETQLTPSLLELEITESALMRDMDETSKKLYELRDMGIHLTIDDFGTGYSSLNYLKRLPIETIKVDRTFIRDIPHDPDDVAITRAILAMAHSLKLDVVAEGIESEEQLQLLKKIHYGLGQGHLLAYPMSEIETTAYLRRLKTYETPRPYRAEDEETAQG
- a CDS encoding bifunctional O-acetylhomoserine aminocarboxypropyltransferase/cysteine synthase encodes the protein MKLETIAIHGGYQPDPTTKAVAVPIYQTTSYAFDDTQHGADLFDLKVPGNIYTRIMNPTTAVLEQRVAELEGGVGALALASGMAAVTYAIQTIAGAGDNIVSTSKLYGGTYNLFAHTLPTMGLEVRFADQNDFDALAALIDDRTKLLFCESVGNPSGEVADLERLAEIAHQHGIPLVVDNTVSTPALCRPFEHGADIVVHSLTKYMGGHGTTIGGILVDSGRFPWAEHGERFPMMVNPDPSYHGVVYTEALGEAAYIGRARVVPLRNMGAAISPFNAFLVLQGIETLPLRMERHCDNARAVAKYLAGHGQVKWVKYAGLESSDQHALAQKYMGGSAAGILSFGIEGGFEAGARFIDALKLVVRLVNIGDAKSLACHPASTTHRQLNAAELAAAGVSEDMVRLSIGIEHITDILADIEQALEAARS
- the rsmD gene encoding 16S rRNA (guanine(966)-N(2))-methyltransferase RsmD yields the protein MATDAPQRWITSLGKNQSNQFRVIAGLWRGRRIAFPPLPGIRPTPDRVRETLFNWLAPTIEGARCLDLFAGSGALAFEAISRGAQSVLSVDREKRVVSHLRSQAKILGQSQRMHFQCADALRFLTGPSEAFDLVFLDPPYHAGLLPPVLARLDEAEWVRSGGLVYVEYSKDEGLPTLPAGWAVRKRSIAGQVCFQLLSVDGL